A genomic window from Neoarius graeffei isolate fNeoGra1 chromosome 5, fNeoGra1.pri, whole genome shotgun sequence includes:
- the bves gene encoding blood vessel epicardial substance isoform X1, with protein sequence MSAIPDLTMTMTPLDLSVTPSYGNSEMAENVTSCQEWEKTHHLLFHLGNLSLVVGLLIPTTLGLHMILLRLLLMTGCCLFMTWAALYRCTLDVMIWNAVFLIVNSMHLCYLLYKRRPIKIDRELKSVYKRMFEPLHVREALFQRLTGQFCTIQTLKKGQVYAAEDKTSVDERLSILLKGKMKVSYRGHFLHNIYTSAFIDSPEFRSTQMNRGEKFQVTITAEENCKYLCWSRERLTYFLESDTFLNEVFKYLIGKDITNKLYSLNDPTLSDKAVKKMERQPSLCSQLSMMQMRNSMASTSDTDDVLNQILRGGSGGSSIQKNPLGKSSTTMKPIEEAMEDEVFEADSANDFQNSPEEV encoded by the exons ATGTCAGCCATACCAGATTTAACAATGACCATGACCCCCCTGGACTTAAGTGTGACACCAAGCTATGGTAACTCAGAGATGGCAGAAAATGTCACATCTTGTCAGGAGTGGGAGAAAACTCATCACCTACTCTTCCATCTGGGAAACCTGAGTTTAGTTGTGGGCCTGCTCATTCCTACCACTTTGGGCCTGCACATGATCCTCCTCAGACTTCTACTGATGACTG gtTGCTGCTTGTTTATGACATGGGCTGCCCTGTACAGGTGCACACTAGATGTGATGATCTGGAATGCTGTCTTTCTCATAGTCAACTCCATGCATTTATGCTACTTGCTGTACAAACGCAGACCT ATTAAGATTGACCGAGAGCTGAAATCAGTGTATAAGCGGATGTTTGAACCCCTGCATGTACGTGAAGCTTTGTTCCAGAGGCTCACTGGTCAGTTCTGCACCATCCAGACCCTTAAGAAAGGCCAAGTGTATGCTGCCGAGGATAAGACCTCAGTGGATGAGCGCCTCAGCATTCTCCTGAAAGGGAA AATGAAGGTGTCATATCGGGGCCATTTTCTTCACAACATTTACACTAGTGCCTTTATTGATTCTCCTGAGTTCAGATCAACACAGATGAACAGGGGAGAAAAGTTCCAG GTGACGATCACGGCTGAGGAAAATTGTAAATACCTGTGCTGGTCTAGAGAGAGGCTGACTTACTTTCTGGAGTCTGACACATTTCTGAATGAGGTTTTCAAGTACCTCATCGGCAAGGACATTACTAACAAGCTGTACTCCCTAAATGATCCCACTCTTAGTGACAAG GCTGTAAAGAAGATGGAGAGGCAGCCGAGTTTGTGTTCCCAGCTCTCCATGATGCAGATGAGAAACAGCATGGCCAGCACCAGTGACACAGATGATGTGCTTAATCAGATTCTAAGAGGCGGATCAGGTGGTTCATCAATCC AAAAAAATCCACTTGGCAAGTCCTCCACGACTATGAAACCAATTGAAGAAGCCATGGAAGATGAAGTTTTTGAAGCTGACTCGGCTAATGATTTCCAAAACAGCCCAGAAGAGGTGTAG
- the bves gene encoding blood vessel epicardial substance isoform X2, translated as MSAIPDLTMTMTPLDLSVTPSYGNSEMAENVTSCQEWEKTHHLLFHLGNLSLVVGLLIPTTLGLHMILLRLLLMTGCCLFMTWAALYRCTLDVMIWNAVFLIVNSMHLCYLLYKRRPIKIDRELKSVYKRMFEPLHVREALFQRLTGQFCTIQTLKKGQVYAAEDKTSVDERLSILLKGKMKVSYRGHFLHNIYTSAFIDSPEFRSTQMNRGEKFQVTITAEENCKYLCWSRERLTYFLESDTFLNEVFKYLIGKDITNKLYSLNDPTLSDKAVKKMERQPSLCSQLSMMQMRNSMASTSDTDDVLNQILRGGSGGSSIPLTSDRT; from the exons ATGTCAGCCATACCAGATTTAACAATGACCATGACCCCCCTGGACTTAAGTGTGACACCAAGCTATGGTAACTCAGAGATGGCAGAAAATGTCACATCTTGTCAGGAGTGGGAGAAAACTCATCACCTACTCTTCCATCTGGGAAACCTGAGTTTAGTTGTGGGCCTGCTCATTCCTACCACTTTGGGCCTGCACATGATCCTCCTCAGACTTCTACTGATGACTG gtTGCTGCTTGTTTATGACATGGGCTGCCCTGTACAGGTGCACACTAGATGTGATGATCTGGAATGCTGTCTTTCTCATAGTCAACTCCATGCATTTATGCTACTTGCTGTACAAACGCAGACCT ATTAAGATTGACCGAGAGCTGAAATCAGTGTATAAGCGGATGTTTGAACCCCTGCATGTACGTGAAGCTTTGTTCCAGAGGCTCACTGGTCAGTTCTGCACCATCCAGACCCTTAAGAAAGGCCAAGTGTATGCTGCCGAGGATAAGACCTCAGTGGATGAGCGCCTCAGCATTCTCCTGAAAGGGAA AATGAAGGTGTCATATCGGGGCCATTTTCTTCACAACATTTACACTAGTGCCTTTATTGATTCTCCTGAGTTCAGATCAACACAGATGAACAGGGGAGAAAAGTTCCAG GTGACGATCACGGCTGAGGAAAATTGTAAATACCTGTGCTGGTCTAGAGAGAGGCTGACTTACTTTCTGGAGTCTGACACATTTCTGAATGAGGTTTTCAAGTACCTCATCGGCAAGGACATTACTAACAAGCTGTACTCCCTAAATGATCCCACTCTTAGTGACAAG GCTGTAAAGAAGATGGAGAGGCAGCCGAGTTTGTGTTCCCAGCTCTCCATGATGCAGATGAGAAACAGCATGGCCAGCACCAGTGACACAGATGATGTGCTTAATCAGATTCTAAGAGGCGGATCAGGTGGTTCATCAATCC CTCTGACCTCAGATCGCACCTGA
- the popdc3 gene encoding popeye domain-containing protein 3 yields the protein MMDPVIPLEQNNFTLSAVPLTHPLCTEWKRDPEGSVFHLANILLVLGFMGGSGFYGLIYMFSLMSLGFLCYSFWAWSNPCTTDSFSWAFVLFVISVAQVVYIAYRLRSVTFEKDFQDLYASMFKKLGVSLSHFGKIVSCCEQEIHTIEKEHYFAVEGKTPIDKLSVLLSGRIRVTVDGEFLHYIYPFQFLDSPEWDSLKPSEEGVFQVTLKADDRCTYVAWRRKTLYLLFAKHRYIAKIFALVVRSDIADKLYSLNDRALDAHGFRYDLRLPSFCHTPQAQLEKPHNC from the exons ATGATGGATCCTGTGATTCCTCTGGAGCAGAATAACTTCACTTTGAGCGCAGTGCCACTGACACATCCGCTGTGCACAGAATGGAAAAGAGACCCAGAAGGATCAGTGTTTCATCTCGCGAATATCCTCCTGGTACTGGGTTTCATGGGCGGGAGTGGATTTTACGGATTGATCTACATGTTTAGTTTGATGTCGCTTGGCTTTTTGTGCTACTCCTTTTGGGCATGGTCTAATCCCTGCACCACGGACTCGTTTTCATGggcttttgtcctgtttgttattTCTGTTGCTCAAGTCGTCTATATTGCGTACCGCCTGCGGAGTGTGACTTTTGAGAAGGACTTCCAGGATCTCTATGCATCCATGTTCAAAAAGTTAGGAGTGTCACTCAGTCACTTCGGCAAGATCGTCTCTTGTTGTGAGCAGGAAATCCATACAATCGAAAAAGAGCACTACTTTGCAGTCGAGGGGAAAACTCCTATCGATAAACTGTCTGTTCTTCTCTCCGGGAG AATCCGTGTTACAGTGGATGGAGAATTTCTGCACTACATCTACCCTTTCCAGTTCTTGGATTCACCTGAGTGGGATTCACTCAAACCGTCGGAGGAGGGGGTTTTCCag gtAACACTAAAAGCAGACGATCGCTGCACATATGTCGCTTGGAGACGCAAGACTTTATATCTGCTCTTTGCCAAACACCGCTATATCGCCAAGATATTCGCACTGGTGGTGCGCAGTGACATCGCCGATAAGCTGTACTCGCTGAACGACAGAGCGCTGGACGCACACGGCTTCCGCTATGATCTGCGTTTACCCAGCTTCTGCCATACGCCACAGGCACAGTTAGAAAAACCACATAACTGTTAA
- the stx12l gene encoding syntaxin-12 → MSGKMGLYRSQPRDFSNLFQTCSSNIQKITHNTGQIKSMLFQLGSRPDTPELQDRLQQMQHYTNQLAKETNKHLKELGSLPLPLSPSEQRQQRLQKDRLMSEFSAALNNFQVVQRRAAERERESMARARGGSRLLVEESNQDEQLVTFEKNEDLGPFQSQVEEQPITEEDLELIKERETNIRQLEADIMDVNQIFKDLAVMIHDQGDIIDSIEANVESAEVHVEHGTEQLQRAAYYQRKSRKRMCILALVLSLVVTVFAIIIWQATK, encoded by the exons ATGTCCGGAAAGATGGGGCTGTATCGCTCGCAGCCGCGAGACTTCAGCAACCTGTTTCAGACATGCAGCTCTAATATTCAGAAAATAACACACAACA CTGGCCAAATAAAATCCATGCTGTTCCAGCTTGGTAGCAGACCAGACACTCCTGAACTTCAGGACAGACT TCAGCAGATGCAGCATTACACAAATCAGCTAGCCAAAGAGACCAACAAGCACCTGAAAGAACTGGGCTCTTTACCTCTACCCTTGTCTCCTTCAGAACAG CGGCAGCAGAGGCTCCAGAAGGACCGGCTGATGAGCGAATTCTCGGCGGCCCTCAACAACTTCCAGGTGGTGCAACGTCGAGCtgctgagagggagagagagtccaTGGCCAGGGCTCGAGGTGGCTCACGTTTACTG GTTGAAGAAAGCAACCAAGATGAACAACTTGTGACTTTTGAAAA GAATGAAGACTTGGGGCCGTTCCAGAGTCAGGTTGAAGAGCAGCCCATTACAGAAGAGGACTTGGAGCTGATCAAGGAGAGGGAAACCAACATCCGGCAACTGGAG GCAGATATCATGGACGTGAATCAGATTTTCAAAGATTTGGCAGTTATGATTCATGATCAGGGCGATATAATAG ATAGCATAGAGGCTAATGTGGAGAGCGCTGAGGTGCATGTGGAGCACGGGACTGAGCAGCTACAACGTGCTGCCTACTACCAG AGGAAGTCACGCAAGAGGATGTGTATTCTGGCTTTAGTGCTGTCTTTAGTGGTGACTGTCTTCGCCATTATTATTTGGCAAGCTACCAAATAA